The segment ATCAGGAGGCGCAGCAACCGGCGCTGACGGGCCAGCCTTTCGGCCTTCTCGGCAGGCTTCGAGGGAAACTCTTGGGCAGAATTCGCCATTTCTGACCGTGCCTGTTCGGCGGCACGATCCAGCTCACCGAAGTCGAACAAGGCGGGCGCTTCTGGCGCTGTTCGCTTCGGTCGCTCGTCCGGCACGTGAGCCCGGAGCAACGACAGTTGAGAGGCGGCAACCATGTCACCGACCCCCGAGCACGACGGCGAGGACCGTCACGATCAGCACCAGCAGGGGCAGGCCCAGGACGGCCAGAGCGGCGCGCGTGCCGAAAGTGGCAGGGCCACCAACGGAATGGTCATCCCCTTCCCCGCCCGCGCCCTCGAACGGCGCCCCGCGGCCCGGCAGAATGGCCGTCATGGTGGACTGGAGAAGTCCGACCCGGCGGCGGATGCCCGGAAGCGCATGACCCGCGATCCTATTCCCCATGGTGCCTCCGAAATCTGTGGTGTCCGGGTGTGGGGCCTTCCGGCCCTGCGCATGTCCGGCGGCGTGATCCGCATGCGGGTCGAGGAGCCGCCCACCCAGCGGCCCCGTCTGGAACTGGTCTATTCGGTGGCGTGCGCGCTGACGGACGAGCCGCGCGAGGGCTGAAGTCGGGACTTGTATGCCGCGATGAATGCCTCGGCGCGCTCTATGCGGCTGAGCGTGACTGCCCCCTGCTTGAGCCGGGCGACAAACTTATGATCCCCCACCGACTGAAGACCGAATTCGCGTGCGGTCATTCCAGTCTCAATGAGGAACCGTTCGATGCGTGCAATGATGCGTTCTCGGGTCTTCATGGACGCCAATCATGGGGCATTAATGCCCCATTCGCAAGGGCCTATTTGCCCCGAGATTACCTCCTTTGGTGCGTGGCATAATTGCCCCACCATGGAACGCACCCACCTGCAGAATGAGCTGAAGCGGAGACGTGAGGAGCTTGGTATGTCGCAGCGCGATCTATCGCTGCGCGCCGGGCTCAACGACTCTGCCGTAAAAAAGATCGAGAGCGGGAGCGTGCGGAATCCCCGCAGCGACAGCCTGCTCAAGATCGCAAATGCCTTGGGTTGCACGCTCGCTGAGTTGCTCGGCACTGAGCAGGAAACTCCCGCCCCTGGCCCGGAAGCCTTCTCTCAGCCCCCCGCCGCGGCGACGCCTGGTCCGCGCGTGCCGGAATACGGCCCGACTGAGGTGCAGCCGGAACGTGTCGTCTCTATCCCAGCGATTTCCCAGATGCCCAGAGATGTTCCAGTTTACGGCGTGGCAGTTGGCGGCGACGACGCCGACTTCGAGTTCAACGGCCAGATCGTCGATTACGTCCGCCGCCCGCCCGGTCTCATAGGCGTCGAGGGCGCGTTCGGCATCTACGTGATAGGCACCAGCATGGACCCTCGATATGAGGAGGGGGACCTAGTTTATGTGCATCCAGGCCGTCCAGCCCGTCCCGGCGATGACGTGATCATTGAGATGTACGATGGCCATGAAGGCCGATCCGGCCACTGCTACGTTAAGCGACTCCTGAAAAAGGCAGGAGGCGCCTACATCTGCCGTCAGTACAACCCGCCGCGCGACGATCTTGCATACCCAATTGAGCGCGTGAAGAAGGTCCACCGCATCATGACCGCTGCCGAGTTGATGAGCGCGTAGCACGCGCCGGCAGCCCTTGACTCTCGGCGCCGTGAACGTGAACATAATGCGAACACGCATTATGGAGTTCGCCATGCCCGAGCAGCAGCCCCGTCAGCTTTTCGTCGTGGAGGACAGTCGCTGCCGCGCCGTGGTTTCTGCGCGCGACGCCGGCCGGGCACGCGCCGTTGCTGCGGCCATGCTGCTCGGCAGCCCGTGCGCGGAACGCCGGGACGCCCTGGTCGTCAGGGAGCCCGAGGAGGAGGAGCGAGCGGCCTTCGAGGGGCAGGCGCGAAGGATCGGCCACGGGGATTGCGGACTGTCGGCGATCCCGTTGTGATCTCAGCGCTTGCGCGCAAACGTTATGCACCACAGCAATCTGTTCGGATTCTATGTGAAGTTCATCACATGATTTCCACTTCTACAACGATCACACATGCGCGTGGAAATTGTTGTGGAGTTGCCATGCAAGCGGCTCGGAA is part of the Azospirillum baldaniorum genome and harbors:
- a CDS encoding XRE family transcriptional regulator, with the protein product MERTHLQNELKRRREELGMSQRDLSLRAGLNDSAVKKIESGSVRNPRSDSLLKIANALGCTLAELLGTEQETPAPGPEAFSQPPAAATPGPRVPEYGPTEVQPERVVSIPAISQMPRDVPVYGVAVGGDDADFEFNGQIVDYVRRPPGLIGVEGAFGIYVIGTSMDPRYEEGDLVYVHPGRPARPGDDVIIEMYDGHEGRSGHCYVKRLLKKAGGAYICRQYNPPRDDLAYPIERVKKVHRIMTAAELMSA